The Candidatus Methanoperedens sp. sequence CTCTCCTTTCCTTCAACATCAAGAGTGGAGTGCACCCGCACTACCCCTTCGGTCAGAGTGCCGGTCTTATCTGAACAGAGAACGTTCATACTGCCAAAATTTTCAATGGAGGCAAGGCGTTTAACGATCACTTTATGCTGTGCCATGCGCTTTGCGCCGTGTGCAAGGTTCACGCTGATAATCGCCGGTAACAGTTGAGGGGTCAGCCCAACAGCGAGTGCTAAGGAAAAAAGGAGTGATTCCAGAATTGGGCGTGCCTGATAGGCGTTGATTGCAAAAATTGCAATTACCAACAGGAGCGTAATTTCCATAAGGAAATACCCGAACCGCCGGACACCACGTTCAAACTCCGTCTCCGGCGGCCGCAGTTTCAACCGTTCGGAAACCTTACCGAATTCGGTTTCAGTCCCAGTGCGGACAACTACCACTTTCGCGCTGCCGCTCACCACATGGGTGCCCATGAAAAGCGAGTTCCCACGCCGGCCAAGCTGTGTTTCTTTCACCAGTTCCCCGGCCGACTTTTCTACCGGATATGTTTCGCCTGTCAGCGTCGCTTCATCGACAAATAAATCTTTGGATTCCAGGATCAGACAGTCTCCTGGAATGATATCTCCACCGTTGAGGATAATAACATCCCCGGGCACGATCTCTTCGACCGGAATTTCTCCCGGGCTTCCATCACGCAGCACCATAGCTTTTATCTGCACGATAGCGAGTAACTTCTCGACTGCATTGGCAGCTCCTCGTTCCTGCCAGAATCCAAGAAGGCCGCTTATGAAAACGATTGCAAGGATAATGAAAACGTCAACATGTTCATGCAGGAAAAATGACAAACCTGCTGCAAAGAGAAGGATGAGGGTAATGGGACTTTTGAATTGTGTAAGTAAAAGCGAAAGTGCATCCGTTCTTCTTTTGGGCGTCAGGAGATTGGAGCCATAACGTGCGAGTCGCTGCTGTGCTTCATCGCCAGTAATGCCCTGCGGTGTTGTCTGGAGTTGTCCAAGCAGTTCAGCAGCAGGGAAGCTCCAGAATGCCAGAGGGGGTTGATCCATTGGATTACTCTTTTTATAATGTTGCATATATACACATTGGGTAAATTCGGTCCTGTTAATTTATTCTTGATTAACATAAGTATATAGCTCTTGGAAATGATTGCATCTCAAGAGGTAGAAAAAATGATTATAAAAGAAGATTGTAGCGATTTTGGATATTTAAAGAGGGATATTGCTGAACTTGGAGCAGCGCAAAGAAGATTCATGAATATTCCCGATTGTAGAATAAATAGAATGTCTCTATGCGGATGTTCTGAAACTTGCTCGCATTATGAAAAATGCATTCCATCCCTCAAGTAATATTTTAGCTGTGTCCGAATGAAAAAATAAAGCCTCTGTTAAAGCTTGTTTATCATGTCTATTAAAATAAACCTGTGGCAGTGGTTTTCTTTGTTATGGCAGGAGCATATAAGATAAACATCAACGTCTTTTGAAAGCATTTTAAGATCTTTCATAATTTTCCTTGCTTCCACTGAAGCTAACATTTCATTTCTGAATCGCTCTTCATATTCTTCCCATCTTATTCTTTCTGCCTGCCAATCTCTTAGAAGTTCCCAGGACGGCGCGAGAGAACTTCCATTGTTTCGCATTACCTTTATTTTATGTGCCTCTTCGGGAATCTCGGTTCCCCATCCTTTAAATTGGTTATAATAAGT is a genomic window containing:
- a CDS encoding DUF488 domain-containing protein; this translates as MIKETYYNQFKGWGTEIPEEAHKIKVMRNNGSSLAPSWELLRDWQAERIRWEEYEERFRNEMLASVEARKIMKDLKMLSKDVDVYLICSCHNKENHCHRFILIDMINKL